In the genome of Ignavibacteriales bacterium, one region contains:
- a CDS encoding helix-turn-helix transcriptional regulator, whose product MNQLSKFVKEKRKKLKFTQTQLAERAGVGLRFIRELEQGKKTLQMDKVNQVLFLFGHELGPIRKNYEGDE is encoded by the coding sequence ATGAATCAACTTTCAAAATTTGTAAAAGAAAAAAGGAAAAAACTAAAGTTCACACAAACTCAACTTGCAGAACGAGCCGGGGTAGGATTAAGATTTATTCGTGAACTTGAACAGGGGAAAAAGACGCTTCAAATGGATAAAGTGAACCAGGTTTTGTTTTTATTTGGACATGAGCTTGGACCTATCAGGAAAAATTATGA